In one Cloacibacillus porcorum genomic region, the following are encoded:
- a CDS encoding 1-propanol dehydrogenase PduQ: MEKFSSITTIYMGKDALADAVGGARRVFIVSDPFMVSSGKISYVTDYLEGTGAEYEIFSDVQADPDIETVAAGTARIIEFKPDHVVVLGGGSPIDAAKAIVFFAHQQGAIPPCPFTAIPTTSGTGSEVSSFAVITDHKKNVKYPMVDDSLLPTSAVLNAELVMSVPPKVTADAGLDVLTHAIEAFVSTNRTDFTDAMAEKAIKLIYRYLLTVYQEPDNYEARQRVHNASCMAGIAFSNAGLGLNHAMAHTLGAKFHIAHGRANAILLPYVMSFNAGCATQLTDTAQRYAKIAYLCDISTASVRQSALNVIRMIRSWTKKMDIPPTIKAAGVSTEDFQAELPEMVEDALADACLTSAPRRCTKEDIRQVFENAYIGKLP; encoded by the coding sequence ATGGAAAAGTTTTCTTCGATTACGACTATATATATGGGAAAAGATGCGTTGGCGGACGCGGTGGGCGGTGCGCGGCGGGTCTTTATCGTCTCCGACCCGTTTATGGTTTCGAGCGGCAAGATCTCTTACGTCACCGATTATCTGGAGGGAACGGGCGCGGAGTATGAGATATTCTCCGACGTGCAGGCGGACCCAGATATCGAGACCGTCGCCGCGGGTACGGCGCGCATCATAGAGTTCAAACCGGACCATGTGGTAGTGCTTGGCGGCGGCTCGCCGATCGACGCGGCAAAGGCGATCGTCTTTTTCGCGCATCAGCAGGGGGCTATCCCACCCTGTCCCTTCACGGCGATCCCGACGACGAGCGGCACCGGGTCGGAGGTGAGCAGCTTCGCCGTCATCACAGACCATAAGAAAAATGTCAAATACCCGATGGTCGATGACAGCCTGCTGCCGACCTCGGCGGTGCTTAACGCGGAGTTGGTGATGAGCGTGCCGCCGAAGGTGACGGCCGACGCGGGGCTCGACGTGCTGACGCATGCGATAGAGGCCTTTGTTTCAACAAACCGCACGGATTTTACAGACGCGATGGCGGAGAAGGCGATCAAGCTCATTTACCGCTATCTGCTCACCGTCTATCAGGAGCCGGATAATTACGAGGCGCGACAGCGCGTTCACAACGCCTCCTGTATGGCGGGCATCGCCTTTTCCAACGCGGGGCTGGGGCTTAACCACGCGATGGCGCATACGCTCGGTGCGAAGTTTCATATCGCCCATGGGCGCGCGAACGCAATCCTGCTGCCATATGTGATGAGTTTCAACGCCGGCTGCGCGACGCAGCTGACGGATACAGCCCAGCGTTACGCTAAGATCGCCTATCTCTGTGATATTTCGACGGCAAGCGTCAGGCAGAGCGCGCTGAACGTGATCCGCATGATACGCTCCTGGACCAAAAAGATGGATATTCCGCCGACGATCAAGGCGGCCGGCGTCAGCACGGAGGATTTTCAAGCGGAGCTGCCGGAGATGGTGGAGGACGCCCTCGCGGACGCCTGTCTCACGTCCGCGCCGCGCCGCTGTACGAAAGAGGATATCCGCCAGGTCTTTGAAAACGCCTATATCGGCAAGCTGCCATAA
- the eutS gene encoding ethanolamine utilization microcompartment protein EutS, which translates to MSEFENKQRIIQEFVPGKQVTLAHVIAHPVEELYGKLGLFETGGAIGIFTITPSEGAMIAADVASKAANVTIGYVDRFNGSLLITGDVAAVEAAMRDVMSVLCDLMGFTPARITRT; encoded by the coding sequence ATGAGTGAATTTGAGAATAAACAACGGATAATACAGGAATTTGTGCCGGGTAAACAGGTTACTCTCGCGCATGTGATCGCCCACCCGGTGGAGGAGCTTTACGGCAAGCTCGGGCTCTTTGAGACGGGAGGGGCGATCGGCATCTTTACGATTACGCCGAGCGAGGGCGCGATGATCGCCGCGGACGTCGCTTCGAAGGCGGCCAATGTCACGATCGGCTATGTGGACCGCTTCAACGGTTCTCTGCTTATCACGGGGGATGTGGCGGCGGTGGAGGCGGCGATGCGCGACGTCATGTCGGTGCTCTGCGACCTGATGGGCTTTACCCCCGCGCGCATCACGCGCACCTGA
- a CDS encoding EutP/PduV family microcompartment system protein — protein sequence MAAADKRRRVIFIGASMAGKTTLTQAMMREELRYRKTQALDIVGGFIIDTPGEYLERGGMRGALSVAAAEARLIVFLQSASAAQSFFPPSFASMFGKPVAGVVTKADIASPEEIAEAKIRLTRAGIGRIFVTSAYTGEGIQEFVEFIDSLD from the coding sequence ATGGCAGCCGCGGACAAGAGGCGGCGCGTCATCTTCATCGGGGCTTCGATGGCGGGCAAGACGACGCTGACGCAGGCGATGATGCGCGAAGAGCTGCGCTACCGCAAGACGCAGGCTCTGGATATCGTCGGCGGCTTCATCATCGACACGCCAGGTGAGTATCTTGAGCGGGGCGGGATGCGCGGGGCGCTTTCTGTGGCGGCCGCGGAGGCGCGGCTCATCGTCTTTCTTCAGAGCGCCTCCGCCGCGCAGAGCTTTTTCCCGCCCTCCTTCGCCTCGATGTTCGGCAAGCCGGTAGCCGGGGTGGTGACGAAGGCGGACATCGCCTCACCGGAGGAGATCGCGGAGGCAAAGATACGGCTTACGCGCGCGGGGATAGGACGGATATTTGTCACCAGCGCCTACACGGGCGAGGGGATTCAGGAGTTTGTGGAATTTATTGATTCGTTAGATTGA
- a CDS encoding ethanolamine ammonia-lyase reactivating factor EutA, translated as MGGETITSVGIDVGTSTTQLIFSKIRIENRASSYTAPRIAIVGKEVFYRSPIYFTPLLSPTEIDAEAVKRIVTEEYKRAEMTPSQVNTGAIIITGETARKKNANQLLSALSALSGDFVVATAGPDLESVLSARGAGTDKISEDNRAVVANLDVGGGTSNIAFYERGNLRGVTCLDIGGRLVKVENDLITYVYPKIERIAADNGLAVKAGARADTEQLRGLCRLMAGYLAEAVGLLPQSETCRYLYTNDGKGLPSGLPALTGVTFSGGVADFVYSPSQGDLFRFGDIGVILGGEIRRHPAFSGVELYTPLETIRATVVGAGTCATEISGSTIAYTPGILPIKNVPILRVPEADEATPEGVERSIKFQMPLFMPEGRQEQIAVSLSGGLYKSFAAVQRLAEAVISGARGVVEGPFPLIVVVEADIGKALGHALNVKLEHKKPVICIDGIHSDSGDYIDLGEPVFGGHVLPVVIKTLIFNS; from the coding sequence ATGGGCGGAGAGACGATCACAAGCGTCGGCATAGACGTCGGCACGTCGACGACGCAGCTGATTTTCAGCAAGATAAGGATAGAGAACCGCGCCAGCTCCTATACGGCTCCGCGTATCGCCATTGTCGGCAAGGAGGTCTTTTACCGGAGCCCCATATATTTCACGCCGCTGCTTTCGCCGACGGAGATCGACGCGGAGGCGGTGAAGCGGATTGTCACCGAGGAGTATAAGAGGGCGGAGATGACGCCGTCCCAGGTAAACACGGGGGCGATCATCATCACGGGCGAGACGGCGCGCAAGAAGAACGCCAATCAGCTGCTTTCGGCGCTTTCGGCTTTAAGCGGGGACTTTGTGGTGGCGACGGCGGGGCCGGATCTGGAGTCGGTGCTCTCGGCGCGCGGCGCCGGTACGGACAAGATATCCGAGGATAACCGCGCGGTCGTCGCGAATCTCGATGTCGGCGGCGGTACTAGCAACATCGCCTTTTATGAGAGGGGAAATCTGCGCGGCGTCACCTGTCTCGACATCGGCGGCCGTCTCGTGAAGGTGGAGAATGACTTGATCACCTATGTCTATCCTAAGATAGAAAGGATCGCCGCCGACAACGGCCTTGCGGTAAAGGCCGGCGCGAGAGCCGATACGGAGCAGCTGCGCGGCCTCTGCCGCCTGATGGCGGGGTATCTCGCGGAGGCGGTCGGCCTTCTGCCGCAGTCGGAGACGTGCCGTTATCTATATACGAACGACGGCAAAGGGCTTCCCTCCGGACTTCCGGCGCTTACGGGGGTGACATTTTCGGGGGGCGTGGCGGACTTCGTCTACAGCCCCTCTCAGGGAGACCTCTTCCGTTTCGGTGACATCGGCGTGATTCTCGGGGGCGAGATAAGGAGGCATCCCGCTTTTTCAGGTGTAGAGCTTTACACGCCGCTGGAGACGATCCGCGCGACGGTCGTCGGCGCGGGGACCTGCGCCACGGAGATCAGCGGCAGCACTATCGCCTACACTCCGGGGATACTGCCGATAAAGAACGTCCCGATCCTGCGTGTGCCGGAGGCGGACGAGGCGACGCCGGAGGGGGTGGAGCGTTCGATAAAGTTTCAGATGCCGCTTTTTATGCCGGAGGGACGCCAGGAGCAGATCGCGGTCTCGCTCTCCGGCGGGCTATACAAGTCTTTTGCGGCGGTACAGCGGCTGGCCGAGGCGGTGATCTCGGGGGCGCGCGGCGTGGTAGAGGGCCCCTTCCCGCTGATCGTCGTCGTGGAGGCGGATATCGGCAAGGCGCTTGGACACGCGCTCAATGTAAAGCTGGAGCACAAAAAGCCGGTGATCTGTATCGACGGCATACATTCAGACAGCGGAGATTATATAGATTTGGGCGAACCGGTATTTGGCGGACATGTGCTGCCGGTCGTCATCAAGACATTGATTTTCAATTCCTGA
- a CDS encoding ethanolamine ammonia-lyase subunit EutB produces MKLKTKLLGHTYEFKSLREVMAKANEEKSGDKLAGIAAENAEERVAAKVVLSEVTLAELRNTPAVPYEQDEVTRIIQDDISERIYDEHKNMTVSEFREWLLQEETTTAMIHRASRGLTSEMVSAVCKLMSNLDLIYAAKKIPVTAHCNTTIGLPGTFSSRLQPNNTTDDPKGIAASLMEGFSLGCGDAVLGLNPVDDGVESVARILKLFDEFKNKWEVPTQICVLAHVTTQTEAVRKFNAPIDLMFQSIAGSQKGNEAFGLTSAMLEEGRDMMLHHGTSTGPNVMYFETGQGSELSSDAHNGWDQLTMEARCYGFARHYHPFLVNTVVGFIGPEYLYDAKQVTRAGLEDHFMGKLSGVPMGCDACYTNHMKADQNDIENLAALLVAAGCNYIMGVPQGDDCMLMYQCTGYHEAQTLREIFGLRPIKPFEEWLEKMGFLKDGRLTPLAGDASVFAGR; encoded by the coding sequence ATGAAGCTCAAGACAAAACTTTTGGGCCATACCTATGAATTCAAGTCACTGCGCGAGGTGATGGCCAAGGCGAACGAGGAGAAGTCGGGCGACAAACTTGCCGGGATCGCCGCGGAAAACGCGGAGGAACGGGTCGCCGCGAAGGTCGTCCTTTCCGAAGTGACGCTCGCGGAGCTGCGCAACACCCCCGCCGTGCCCTATGAGCAGGACGAGGTTACGCGCATAATCCAGGACGACATCAGCGAGAGGATCTACGACGAACACAAGAATATGACGGTCAGCGAATTCCGCGAATGGCTTTTGCAGGAGGAGACGACGACGGCGATGATCCACCGCGCCTCCCGCGGCCTTACCTCGGAGATGGTATCGGCCGTCTGCAAACTGATGAGCAATCTCGACCTCATATACGCGGCGAAGAAGATTCCCGTCACGGCCCACTGCAACACGACGATCGGCCTTCCGGGGACGTTCTCTTCGCGCCTGCAGCCCAACAACACGACCGACGACCCGAAGGGGATCGCCGCCTCGCTGATGGAGGGTTTCAGCCTCGGCTGCGGCGACGCGGTGCTCGGGCTCAACCCCGTTGACGACGGCGTCGAGTCGGTGGCGCGCATCCTCAAGCTGTTCGACGAGTTCAAGAACAAGTGGGAGGTGCCGACGCAGATCTGCGTTCTCGCGCACGTGACGACTCAGACGGAGGCGGTGCGCAAATTCAACGCGCCGATCGACCTTATGTTCCAGTCGATCGCTGGTTCGCAGAAGGGCAACGAGGCCTTTGGGCTGACCTCCGCGATGCTGGAGGAGGGGCGTGACATGATGCTCCACCACGGCACCTCGACGGGGCCGAACGTCATGTATTTTGAGACGGGGCAGGGCTCGGAACTCTCCTCCGACGCGCATAACGGCTGGGACCAGCTGACGATGGAGGCGCGCTGCTACGGCTTCGCCCGCCACTATCATCCCTTCCTGGTCAACACCGTCGTCGGTTTCATCGGGCCGGAGTATCTTTACGACGCGAAGCAGGTGACGCGCGCTGGGCTCGAGGACCATTTCATGGGCAAACTCTCGGGCGTCCCGATGGGCTGCGACGCCTGCTATACGAATCACATGAAGGCCGACCAGAACGACATTGAAAACCTCGCGGCGCTGCTCGTGGCCGCCGGCTGCAACTACATCATGGGCGTCCCCCAGGGCGACGACTGCATGCTCATGTACCAGTGCACGGGTTATCACGAGGCGCAGACGCTGCGCGAAATATTCGGCCTGCGTCCCATCAAGCCCTTTGAAGAGTGGCTGGAGAAGATGGGCTTCCTCAAAGACGGCCGTCTCACGCCGCTGGCGGGGGATGCCTCGGTCTTCGCGGGCAGATAG
- the eutC gene encoding ethanolamine ammonia-lyase subunit EutC, with protein sequence MVDQNALKAIIEQVLTEMNIGNAAAAASPSAAEAVKAGETPAAPAAEGVVKVDDGFIPDVSEIDIRKQYLVENPVNGEAYYDLKQYAPARLGIGKAGARYKTLPVLEFRAAHSAAQDAVFSQMDLEFVEKLDLFVVRTMCTSKDEYLTRPDLGRKLNPEGVAMIKEKCKKNPTVQIFVSDGLSSAAVVANIPDLLPALMQGLQSYGIDVGTPFFVEYGRVGVEDEITELTGATVTCDLVGERPGLITAESMSAYITYKGTVGMPEARRTVISNIHKDGTPPVEAGAHIAEVIKIMLEKKASGTDLKL encoded by the coding sequence ATGGTAGATCAGAACGCGCTTAAAGCGATCATAGAACAGGTGCTGACGGAGATGAACATCGGGAACGCCGCGGCTGCCGCCTCGCCCTCCGCCGCCGAAGCGGTGAAGGCGGGAGAAACCCCAGCCGCTCCCGCGGCGGAAGGCGTTGTGAAGGTGGACGACGGTTTCATTCCCGACGTCTCGGAGATCGACATCCGCAAACAGTATCTTGTGGAAAATCCGGTAAACGGCGAGGCCTATTACGACCTCAAGCAGTACGCGCCGGCCCGTCTGGGTATCGGCAAGGCCGGGGCGCGCTACAAGACGCTGCCGGTGCTGGAATTCCGCGCCGCGCACTCCGCGGCCCAGGACGCTGTATTCTCACAGATGGACCTTGAGTTTGTCGAAAAGCTGGACCTCTTTGTCGTGCGCACCATGTGCACCAGCAAGGACGAATATCTCACGCGCCCGGACCTCGGCCGCAAGCTGAATCCTGAGGGTGTGGCGATGATAAAGGAGAAATGCAAAAAAAATCCCACCGTGCAGATATTCGTCTCCGACGGCCTCTCTTCGGCGGCGGTGGTGGCGAACATCCCCGACCTGCTTCCGGCCCTCATGCAGGGGCTTCAGAGCTATGGTATCGACGTGGGCACGCCGTTCTTCGTTGAATATGGGCGTGTCGGCGTCGAGGACGAGATCACCGAGCTTACGGGCGCGACCGTCACCTGCGACCTTGTCGGCGAACGTCCGGGGCTGATAACCGCCGAGTCGATGTCGGCATACATTACCTACAAAGGGACGGTCGGCATGCCGGAGGCGCGCCGCACGGTGATTTCAAATATCCACAAGGACGGCACGCCGCCGGTCGAGGCGGGAGCCCACATCGCGGAAGTCATCAAGATAATGCTGGAAAAGAAGGCCAGCGGAACAGATTTGAAACTGTAA
- the eutL gene encoding ethanolamine utilization microcompartment protein EutL, whose protein sequence is MKRDPLKANVLATQIIPNVDPSLAKELGLAPSQRSLALITSDSDDVTYTALDEATKAADVQVVYAKSMYAGAGNATTKFAGEIIGILAGPNPAEVKSGLAAAVDMIENVAHFVSANDDDSVPYYAFCISRTGSYLSKMAGIAEGEALAYLIAPPLEAVYGIDAAMKAADVSMCVFYAPPSETNFGGGLLTGSQSACKAACDAFAAAIEYVAENPRV, encoded by the coding sequence ATGAAAAGAGATCCTTTAAAGGCTAATGTACTTGCGACACAGATAATTCCCAACGTTGACCCCTCTCTCGCCAAAGAGCTCGGCCTCGCGCCGTCCCAGCGTTCGCTGGCGCTCATCACCTCTGACTCCGACGACGTGACCTACACGGCGCTTGACGAGGCGACGAAGGCCGCGGACGTGCAGGTCGTATACGCGAAGAGCATGTACGCGGGAGCGGGAAACGCGACGACGAAGTTCGCGGGAGAGATAATCGGCATCCTCGCGGGGCCGAACCCCGCAGAGGTCAAGAGCGGCCTCGCCGCCGCGGTGGATATGATTGAAAACGTGGCGCACTTTGTCTCGGCGAACGACGACGACTCGGTGCCATACTACGCCTTCTGCATATCGCGCACCGGCTCCTACCTCTCGAAGATGGCGGGCATCGCCGAGGGAGAGGCGCTCGCCTATCTCATCGCGCCGCCGCTGGAGGCGGTTTACGGCATAGACGCCGCGATGAAGGCCGCGGACGTCAGCATGTGCGTATTCTACGCCCCGCCCTCCGAGACGAACTTCGGCGGCGGCCTCCTCACCGGTTCGCAGTCGGCCTGCAAGGCTGCCTGCGACGCCTTCGCGGCGGCGATAGAGTACGTGGCGGAGAATCCCAGGGTCTAA
- a CDS encoding BMC domain-containing protein: MKALGLMEFLGYLPAVDGLDAALKAADVRLRSCRRDGGGLVSLLITGEVSAVKASLSAVRGAAEGALLSASVIARPSDQLAAMIERMFPSPLRERRSKKNGAEGKKAGKGSLLPAALPKERETAAAPLKELEGELAREKETIDKELGAMTLGELRALARRMNLPMGVEKIGRANKRTLIAAIEREQER, translated from the coding sequence ATGAAGGCGCTGGGGCTGATGGAATTTCTCGGATACCTGCCCGCGGTCGACGGGCTGGACGCCGCGCTGAAGGCCGCCGACGTCCGGCTGCGGAGCTGCCGGCGCGACGGCGGCGGCCTCGTATCGCTGCTGATAACGGGCGAGGTGTCCGCGGTCAAGGCTTCGCTCTCCGCCGTGCGCGGCGCGGCGGAGGGGGCGCTGCTCTCGGCCTCCGTGATCGCGCGCCCCTCCGACCAGCTCGCCGCCATGATCGAACGGATGTTCCCCTCGCCGCTGAGAGAGCGCCGCTCTAAAAAGAACGGTGCGGAGGGAAAAAAGGCCGGGAAAGGCTCCCTGCTTCCGGCGGCCCTTCCAAAAGAGCGGGAAACGGCGGCCGCGCCCCTTAAAGAACTTGAGGGAGAGCTGGCGCGCGAAAAGGAGACCATTGATAAAGAACTCGGCGCAATGACGCTGGGAGAGCTCCGCGCGCTGGCGCGGCGGATGAATCTCCCTATGGGCGTGGAAAAGATCGGCCGGGCCAACAAGAGGACCCTCATTGCGGCGATAGAGAGAGAACAGGAGAGATAA
- a CDS encoding acetaldehyde dehydrogenase (acetylating), with product MQLRDKDLLSVQEVRELVGAAKAAQAELAGKSQEYVDRLVKSIAGAGVRNAERLGLMACEETGFGIPADKKIKNVFGSRAVYEYIKDIKTVGVIDWDEKKKVRTIAVPLGVIAGIIPSTNPTSTTFYKALISIKAGNAIVFSPHPQAKRCIMESVKVIKQAISEAGGNEDLVGCISMPTMQATESLMRHPHVALILATGGAAMVRAAYSSGNPAIGVGPGNGPSFIERSADLKEAVAQIVASKTFDNGTICASEQSVICTDDYRGEVRAEMERQGCYFLNDAERAQLGRYILRANGTMNPEIVGKSAQVIAKLAGLTIPEGTKIIVAPEDGVGYGHPYSNEKLAPILAFYSAPDYKAVCEKCEEILHYEGAGHTFSIHSQNEEIVSYFSARVPVSRIVVNAGSTLGAIGATTGLVPALTLGCGAEGGSSTSDNVGPLNLINRRLVAYPLRTQAEVRASMPDCPDGICESGIGEPERFDNVDVNAVVAEILKRLRS from the coding sequence ATGCAGCTGCGTGATAAAGATCTTCTGTCCGTTCAGGAGGTGCGCGAGCTGGTCGGCGCGGCGAAAGCGGCGCAGGCGGAACTCGCCGGCAAGAGCCAGGAGTACGTGGACCGGCTGGTGAAGTCGATCGCCGGCGCGGGCGTGAGAAACGCCGAGCGTCTCGGCCTCATGGCCTGCGAAGAGACCGGCTTCGGCATCCCCGCGGACAAAAAAATAAAGAACGTATTCGGAAGCCGCGCGGTCTATGAATATATAAAAGATATAAAGACCGTCGGCGTAATAGACTGGGATGAGAAGAAAAAGGTGCGCACTATCGCCGTCCCGCTGGGCGTCATCGCGGGGATCATCCCCTCGACGAACCCAACCTCGACGACCTTTTACAAGGCGCTCATCTCAATAAAGGCGGGCAACGCGATCGTCTTCTCGCCGCACCCGCAGGCAAAACGCTGCATCATGGAGTCCGTCAAAGTGATAAAGCAGGCGATCAGCGAGGCGGGCGGCAACGAAGACCTCGTCGGCTGTATCTCCATGCCGACCATGCAGGCGACCGAGTCGCTGATGCGCCATCCCCATGTCGCGCTCATTCTCGCGACGGGCGGCGCGGCGATGGTGCGCGCGGCCTACTCCTCGGGAAATCCGGCGATCGGCGTCGGCCCCGGTAACGGCCCCTCATTCATCGAACGCTCGGCAGACCTCAAAGAGGCGGTGGCGCAGATAGTCGCCTCCAAGACCTTTGACAACGGCACGATCTGCGCCTCCGAGCAGTCCGTGATCTGCACGGACGACTACCGCGGCGAAGTGCGGGCCGAGATGGAACGCCAGGGCTGCTACTTCCTTAACGACGCCGAACGGGCCCAGCTCGGGAGATATATCCTCCGCGCCAACGGTACGATGAACCCCGAGATCGTCGGTAAAAGCGCGCAGGTCATCGCGAAGCTCGCGGGGCTCACAATTCCGGAGGGGACGAAGATCATCGTCGCGCCGGAGGACGGCGTCGGCTACGGCCACCCCTACTCGAACGAGAAGCTGGCCCCGATACTCGCCTTCTACAGCGCCCCCGACTACAAAGCGGTGTGCGAAAAATGCGAGGAGATACTTCACTACGAGGGAGCGGGGCATACCTTCTCCATCCACTCGCAGAACGAGGAGATCGTCTCCTACTTCTCGGCGCGCGTCCCCGTCTCGCGCATCGTCGTGAACGCGGGCAGCACGCTGGGCGCGATCGGCGCGACGACCGGGCTGGTACCGGCGCTGACCCTCGGCTGCGGCGCGGAGGGCGGCAGTTCGACCTCGGACAACGTCGGGCCGCTGAACCTGATAAACCGGCGTCTCGTCGCCTATCCGCTGCGGACGCAGGCGGAGGTGCGCGCCTCGATGCCAGACTGCCCCGACGGCATCTGCGAAAGCGGCATCGGGGAGCCGGAGCGGTTTGACAACGTCGACGTCAACGCCGTGGTCGCGGAAATACTGAAAAGGCTGCGTTCCTGA
- a CDS encoding BMC domain-containing protein — MNQQALGMIETKGLVPAIEAADAMVKAANVSLIGKVQVGGGLVTVMVRGDVGAVKAATDAGAAAAERVGELLSVHVIPRPADDVDYLLPSLKTEA, encoded by the coding sequence ATGAATCAGCAGGCACTTGGAATGATCGAGACAAAGGGACTCGTCCCCGCCATCGAGGCGGCGGATGCGATGGTGAAGGCGGCCAACGTCAGCCTTATCGGCAAGGTACAGGTGGGCGGCGGACTTGTGACCGTCATGGTGCGCGGCGACGTCGGCGCGGTAAAGGCCGCGACGGACGCTGGCGCGGCGGCGGCGGAGCGCGTAGGCGAACTGCTCTCCGTCCATGTGATCCCGCGTCCCGCGGATGACGTGGACTACCTCCTGCCGTCACTCAAGACAGAGGCGTAA
- a CDS encoding BMC domain-containing protein produces MADQQALGMIETKGLVPAIEAADAMVKAANVNLIGKVHVGGGLVSVMVRGDVGAVKAATDAGAAAAERVGELRSVHVIPRPAADVDYLLPTLKD; encoded by the coding sequence ATGGCAGACCAGCAGGCGCTTGGAATGATAGAGACAAAGGGGCTCGTCCCCGCGATAGAGGCCGCCGATGCGATGGTGAAGGCGGCTAACGTGAACCTCATCGGCAAAGTACATGTCGGCGGCGGCCTGGTGAGCGTTATGGTGCGCGGCGACGTCGGCGCGGTGAAGGCGGCGACGGACGCCGGAGCGGCGGCCGCCGAGAGGGTGGGCGAGCTTCGTTCCGTCCATGTGATCCCGCGTCCCGCGGCGGATGTCGACTACCTTTTGCCGACACTAAAAGATTAA
- a CDS encoding ATP-binding protein: MKVITEAMLRDELKRSEITEYRVPDGMMLSPAAREYLQQRKIKISRESASERQKEAAVPAERTPEMAAPLQAKYRDYETGALYLEKPEYMTQIEGDMLVVKNHPRIAFRGKLDSLQALIVLDQAILNEKTGYGKMIADLDDILGVLREIMRCDALNEPLRVEKIIGLTSAELRERSHAPMKFFHVKYMRLPDYKMGIAYALLNQLRTAVREAEVTAVNAFKNGTNYERQDILEIFNRLSSAVHIMMCTYLQENNI, translated from the coding sequence TTGAAAGTTATCACAGAGGCGATGCTGCGCGATGAACTGAAAAGAAGCGAAATCACGGAGTACCGCGTGCCGGATGGCATGATGCTTTCGCCCGCGGCGCGCGAATACCTGCAGCAGAGAAAGATAAAGATCAGCCGGGAGTCCGCCTCCGAGCGTCAGAAGGAGGCGGCGGTTCCCGCCGAAAGAACACCCGAAATGGCGGCGCCGCTGCAGGCGAAATACAGGGATTACGAGACGGGCGCGCTCTACCTTGAAAAGCCGGAGTACATGACGCAGATCGAGGGCGACATGCTGGTGGTGAAGAACCATCCGCGGATAGCCTTCCGCGGCAAGCTGGACAGCCTTCAGGCACTCATCGTACTCGACCAGGCGATACTTAATGAGAAGACGGGCTACGGCAAAATGATCGCGGATCTTGACGACATCCTCGGCGTGCTGCGCGAAATAATGCGCTGCGACGCCCTTAACGAGCCGCTGCGCGTGGAAAAGATAATCGGCCTCACATCCGCCGAGCTGCGCGAGCGCTCGCACGCGCCGATGAAGTTCTTCCACGTGAAATACATGCGCCTGCCCGATTACAAAATGGGAATCGCCTACGCCCTGTTGAACCAACTGCGCACCGCGGTGCGCGAAGCGGAGGTGACGGCGGTGAACGCCTTTAAAAACGGAACGAACTACGAGCGGCAGGATATCCTCGAAATATTCAACCGCCTCTCAAGCGCCGTACACATCATGATGTGTACCTATCTGCAGGAGAACAACATATGA
- the pduL gene encoding phosphate propanoyltransferase, protein MSGAANGITAAVVDRVMEAIAKAGLVEVEVSARHVHLSQKDWEAIFGTEKSDLTPKRPLSQPGQYLSEERVSLITPKGRMDRVAVLGPFRGQTQVELSKSDCIALGIAAPIRESGHIDGSGRITIEGPRGAVTIPQGVIIAKRHVHVPETTARHLGFKNGEIVSVQLFTDRPVILQDVVLRVSDKFSYRMHIDFDEANAADVRGFTLGQILKQEPVK, encoded by the coding sequence ATGAGCGGCGCGGCGAACGGAATAACGGCGGCGGTCGTTGACCGCGTGATGGAGGCGATCGCGAAGGCCGGGCTCGTCGAGGTCGAGGTCTCGGCGCGCCATGTGCACCTCTCGCAAAAGGACTGGGAGGCCATATTCGGCACGGAAAAAAGCGACCTGACGCCGAAACGCCCCCTCTCCCAGCCGGGACAGTACCTCTCCGAGGAGCGCGTCAGCCTCATTACGCCGAAGGGACGGATGGACAGGGTCGCGGTGCTCGGCCCCTTCCGCGGACAGACGCAGGTGGAGCTCTCAAAGAGCGACTGTATCGCCCTCGGCATCGCCGCGCCGATACGCGAGTCGGGCCACATCGACGGCAGCGGCCGCATCACGATCGAGGGGCCGCGTGGGGCGGTGACGATTCCCCAGGGCGTGATAATCGCGAAGCGCCACGTCCACGTGCCGGAGACGACGGCGCGGCACCTGGGCTTTAAAAACGGCGAGATCGTCAGCGTCCAGCTCTTCACCGACCGGCCGGTGATCCTCCAGGACGTCGTGCTGCGCGTGAGCGATAAATTCAGCTACCGCATGCACATAGACTTCGACGAGGCGAACGCCGCCGACGTGCGCGGCTTCACGCTGGGACAGATACTCAAACAGGAGCCGGTCAAATGA